One segment of Solanum stenotomum isolate F172 chromosome 1, ASM1918654v1, whole genome shotgun sequence DNA contains the following:
- the LOC125865545 gene encoding receptor-like protein kinase ANXUR1 has protein sequence MKFSTFLVIITTFCSLLSKVYSLTNVTNSYSFVLSCGATNNATDADGRIWSPDSTYFPSSSGNSITSKAKYQDPSLISDIPYMTARIFKNQTTYSFPVSPKSRHWIRLHFYPSSYDNFNCSNSFFSVNIAGFTLLNNFSASITAQALTQAYIIREFTLVPLQTATLNITFTPSSAYNDSFAFINGIEIVSMPEIFEPAPMVGFSDQTTETQASSMQTMFRLNVGGQYIPANNDSGLGRIWYDDAPYLFGASFGITSAANNSMKISYPSNLPNYIAPEDVYRTARSMGPNPDVNRNYNLTWIFQVDTNFTYLVRLHFCDFQMKRMNQRVFKIFLNNQTALEEADVIAWSSAQNVPAYKDFVIYQTGDDEMWVALHPTDETKAEFYDAILNGLEIFKINDTKGNLAGPNPVPSPPLAATDTDSQSKPAFASNKTSKKGIIVGSVAGMTAGLSIVVVVLTFVKRRKNINNGGNKSSRGGWLPIYSSRSTETRTTISGKSSGSSHISNIGGGLCRYFTLAEIKQGTKNFDESRVIGVGGFGKVYRGEIDGGTTVAIKRANPSSEQGLHEFQTEIELLSKLRHRHLVSLIGACEENDEMILVYDYMANGTLREHLYKHNKPPLSWKQRLEICIGAARGLHYLHTGARYTIIHRDVKTTNILVDDKWVAKVSDFGLSKTGPNLQQTHVSTMVKGSFGYLDPEYFRRQQLTEKSDVYSFGVVLFEVLSGRPALNASLPKEQVSLADWALHCHRKNTTKELMDPHIKGEIIQECLKQFIDTAVSCLSDHGTDRPSMGSVLWNLEYCLQLQSDPDEPKMVAEQKANDAYAMHTELLTVAEEGKESEEHSTDAVFSQIVKPQGR, from the coding sequence ATgaaattttccacatttttgGTTATCATAACCACATTTTGTTCCCTCTTAAGTAAGGTATATTCATTAACAAATGTTACAAATTcttattcttttgttttgtcTTGTGGAGCTACAAATAATGCTACAGATGCAGATGGAAGGATTTGGAGTCCAGATTCTACATATTTCCCTTCTTCTTCTGGTAATTCAATCACATCTAAAGCTAAATATCAAGACCCTTCATTGATTTCTGATATTCCTTATATGACTGCTAGAATTTTCAAGAATCAAACCACCTATTCCTTCCCTGTTTCTCCGAAATCTCGTCATTGGATCAGACTTCATTTTTATCCTTCTTCTTATGACAATTTCAATTGCTCTAATTCATTCTTTTCTGTAAACATCGCGGGTTTTACTCTTCTAAACAACTTTAGTGCTTCAATCACAGCACAGGCACTAACACAGGCTTATATCATAAGAGAATTCACTCTTGTCCCTCTCCAAACTGCTACACTTAACATAACATTTACCCCTTCTTCCGCGTATAATGACTCATTTGCATTTATCAATGGGATTGAGATTGTTTCAATGCCTGAAATATTTGAACCCGCGCCTATGGTGGGGTTCTCAGATCAGACTACGGAAACACAAGCTTCTTCTATGCAAACTATGTTCAGGTTAAATGTTGGTGGACAGTATATTCCAGCTAATAATGACTCAGGGCTGGGGAGAATATGGTATGATGACGCACCATATTTGTTTGGTGCATCTTTTGGTATCACATCTGCAGCTAATAACAGTATGAAAATTTCATATCCTTCTAATTTACCTAATTACATTGCTCCGGAGGATGTTTATAGGACAGCACGATCGATGGGGCCAAATCCTGATGTTAATAGGAATTATAATCTCACTTGGATCTTTCAAGTTGATACAAATTTCACTTATCTTGTGAGGTTACATTTTTGTGATTTTCAAATGAAAAGGATGAATCAGAGGGTGTTCAAGATATTTCTTAATAATCAGACTGCTTTAGAAGAAGCTGATGTAATTGCGTGGTCTTCTGCTCAAAATGTGCCAGCATACAAGGACTTTGTAATATATCAAACTGGTGATGATGAAATGTGGGTAGCTTTACATCCTACTGATGAAACGAAGGCTGAGTTTTATGATGCAATCCTCAATGGATTAGAGATTTTTAAGATCAATGACACAAAGGGGAATTTGGCAGGGCCTAATCCTGTACCATCACCACCCCTAGCAGCTACAGACACTGATTCTCAGTCAAAACCAGCATTTGCATCAAACAAAACTAGTAAGAAAGGAATCATAGTTGGTTCGGTGGCAGGAATGACAGCTGGCCTtagtattgttgttgttgtacttaCTTTTGTCAAGCGAAGGAAGAATATAAACAATGGAGGGAATAAGTCTAGCAGAGGTGGTTGGTTACCTATTTATAGTTCTAGGAGTACAGAAACTAGAACAACTATCTCAGGTAAAAGCAGTGGCAGTAGTCACATTTCCAACATTGGTGGAGGCCTTTGTAGGTACTTCACCTTAGCTGAGATAAAACAAGGTACAAAGAATTTTGACGAGTCACGAGTTATTGGAGTTGGAGGATTTGGTAAAGTCTATAGAGGGGAGATTGATGGAGGGACTACGGTTGCTATTAAGAGAGCAAACCCTTCTTCTGAACAAGGTCTTCATGAGTTCCAAACTGAGATAGAATTGCTTTCAAAACTTAGACATAGACACTTAGTCTCACTGATTGGGGCTTGTGAAGAGAATGATGAGATGATATTAGTCTATGATTACATGGCTAATGGGACATTGAGAGAGCACCTTTACAAGCACAACAAGCCACCCTTATCATGGAAGCAAAGGTTGGAAATTTGTATTGGTGCAGCCAGAGGTCTTCACTATCTTCACACTGGTGCAAGGTACACTATCATCCATAGGGATGTGAAAACTACAAACATTTTGGTGGATGACAAGTGGGTGGCAAAGGTTTCTGATTTCGGTCTCTCAAAAACAGGACCGAATCTCCAACAAACTCATGTTAGTACAATGGTAAAAGGAAGTTTTGGATACTTGGATCCAGAGTATTTCAGAAGACAGCAACTGACAGAAAAGTCTGATGTCTACTCTTTTGGGGTTGTCCTATTTGAAGTACTGTCTGGAAGGCCAGCTCTAAATGCTAGTCTTCCAAAGGAACAAGTCAGTCTAGCAGATTGGGCATTACACTGCCATAGGAAAAATACTACCAAGGAACTTATGGATCCACATATTAAGGGGGAGATAATACAAGAATGTTTGAAGCAATTCATTGATACAGCAGTGAGTTGCTTGTCTGATCACGGTACTGATCGTCCTTCAATGGGTTCAGTGCTGTGGAATCTTGAGTACTGCCTTCAGTTGCAAAGTGATCCTGATGAACCAAAAATGGTGGCGGAACAGAAAGCTAATGATGCCTATGCTATGCATACAGAGTTGTTAACGGTTGCCGAAGAAGGTAAGGAGTCAGAGGAGCACAGCACGGACGCTGTCTTCTCACAAATTGTAAAACCACAAGGTAGATAG